One part of the Parambassis ranga chromosome 8, fParRan2.1, whole genome shotgun sequence genome encodes these proteins:
- the unkl gene encoding putative E3 ubiquitin-protein ligase UNKL isoform X2, with the protein MPSVSKTAANASPQTEKPTHYTYLKEFRTEQCPLFLQHKCTQHRPFTCFHWHFLNQRRRRPIRRRDGTFNYSPDVYCTKYDETTGICPDGDDCPYLHRTTGDTERKYHLRYYKTGTCIHETDARGHCVKNGLHCAFAHGPHDLRPPVYDIREIQAQEALQNGQLGSGEGIPDLQPGVLASQAMIEKTLTEDPRWQDTNFVLANYKTEQCTKPPRLCRQGYACPHYHNSRDRRRNPRKFKYRSTPCPNVKHGDEWGEPSKCDSGDSCQYCHSRTEQQFHPEIYKSTKCNDMRQSGYCPRGPFCAFAHVERIPSTEETMSSLLTAMQSSSQSQLGSQQYSECPVSEWNSGGNSTPSATSSNGQVESVSCSNSSTVTPSSGSDSLLSPVGSISRPKSLTNSSSCSESTTSSVSPLASNYPKAPGFEREDQIKNKGQLDHKMMDQDKQTQNTVFSAVNPLASSFTSSITSSLASSIGSDSSSPTTLSTMNAKATPFYPGSNTVESVIGSALDLNFSDINVASLDKELEEQDNSVGLASQRVLVGSAPVNIPGSLARSSSFNSSSSLSTSPLSSLSQSLSQSLLSGTVSQQNQPSNMLAKQEHGLLGTPTSSSQNSLGLNGGASNIWDFVSGSFSPSPSPVFSSLTSTTSSADIARLFRELEEAKRKIKQWEEAWHQVKQACEACQKDAHEAKEQAKTAEAERQLAEQKWEETQRKLKELQGDFDVLCRTPGTPLLRSYGELDQLPLSKLHSIQSQLRNDLDLIDGVIYQLQSKKCVVCQKHDRCIVLQPCQHYVLCENCAPSKTECPYCRTKILKW; encoded by the exons TCAGGACAGAGCAGTGCCCGTTGTTTCTCCAGCACAAGTGTACGCAGCACAGACCCTTTACGTGCTTTCACTGGCATTTTCTGAACCAGCGAAGGAGACGGCCCATCAGAAGGAGGGACGGGACTTTCAACTACAGCCCCGACGTGTACTGCACGAAGTACGACGAGACCACAGGCATCTGCCCAGATGGAGACGA CTGCCCTTATTTACACCGGACCACTGGTGACACAGAGCGCAAGTACCATCTACGCTATTACAAGACTGGCACTTGTATCCATGAGACAGATGCTCGAGGGCATTGTGTGAAGAATGGCCTCCACTGTGCTTTTGCTCACGGGCCACATGATCTCCGACCTCCAGTCTATGATATCAG AGAGATCCAAGCACAAGAGGCCCTCCAAAATGGTCAGTTGGGATCGGGGGAAGGTATTCCTGATTTGCAGCCAGGTGTACTAGCCAGTCAGGCTATGATTGAGAAAACTCTGACAGAAGACCCTCGGTGGCAAG ATACCAACTTTGTTTTAGCCAATTACAAAACAGAACAGTGTACTAAGCCCCCGAGACTATGCAGACAGGGCTATGCTTGCCCCCATTACCACAACAGTAGGGATCGAAGGAGAAATCCACGGAAGTTTAAGTACAG GTCGACTCCTTGTCCTAATGTGAAACATGGTGATGAATGGGGCGAGCCTTCCAAGTGTGACAGTGGAGACAGTTGCCAGTATTGCCACTCTCGCACTGAACAGCAGTTTCATCCAGAG ATCTACAAATCTACCAAATGCAATGACATGCGACAGAGTGGATACTGTCCCAGAGGGCCGTTTTGTGCATTTGCACATGTAGAAA gAATTCCTTCTACAGAAGAGACCATGAGCTCATTGCTAACAGCGATGCAGTCAAGCTCACAGTCCCAGTTAGGCTCTCAGCAGTATTCAGAGTGTCCAGTCTCTGAATGGAACAGTGGAGGAAACTCCACCCCCAGTGCGACCAGTAGCAACGGACAAGTAGAAAGT GTTTCATGTTCTAATAGCTCCACTGTAACGCCAAGCTCAGGAAGTGACAGTTTGTTATCCCCAGTGGGATCCATCAGCAGGCCCAAATCCTTAACTAATAGTAGTTCATGTTCAGAGTCCACCACATCCAGTGTCTCACCTCTGGCGTCTAACTATCCCAAAGCTCCGGGCTTTGAACGCGAGGATCAG ATTAAAAATAAGGGGCAGCTGGATCACAAAATGATGGACCAAGAcaaacag acacaaaacactgtATTCTCTGCGGTGAACCCTCTGGCATCCAGCTTTACCTCCAGTATAACATCAAGCTTGGCCTCCAGTATTGGCTCAGATAGTTCCTCACCCACCACCTTATCAACAATGAATGCCAAGGCCACTCCTTTTTATCCAGGGAGCAACACGGTGGAGTCTGTCATAG GATCTGCCCTGGACCTAAACTTCAGTGACATTAATGTTGCATCTCTTGATAAGGAGTTAGAGGAGCAAGATAATAGTGTCGGGCTGGCAA GTCAGAGGGTGCTGGTTGGATCCGCTCCCGTCAACATTCCTGGCTCCCTGGCTCGATCCTCCTCCTTTAATTCCTCGTCGTCCCTCTCCACCTCCCCACTGAGCTCCCTCTCCCAGTCTCTGTCACAGTCTCTGCTGTCGGGGACGGTATCTCAGCAAAATCAGCCTTCAAACATGTTAGCCAAGCAGGAGCACGGCCTGCTAGGAACACCCACCTCCTCTTCCCAGAACTCTCTGG GTTTGAATGGAGGGGCTAGCAACATTTGGGACTTTGTAAGTGGCAGCTTTTCACCCAGTCCGTCTCCAGTTTTCAGCAGCCTAACCTCTACGACCAGCAGCGCAGACATAGCCCGCCTTTTCAGAGAGCTGGAAGAGGCTAAGAGAAAGATCAAACAGTGGGAGGAGGCCTGGCATCAGGTCAAACAG GCCTGCGAAGCATGCCAGAAAGACGCTCATGAAGCTAAGGAGCAAGCAAAAACAGCTGAAGCAGAGCGGCAGCTGGCAGAGCAGAAGTGGGAAGAAACACAGCGTAAGCTGAAAGAGCTCCAGGGGGACTTTGACGTGCTTTGTCGCACCCCTGGAACACCTCTTCTACGGAGCTACGGTGAGCTGGACCAGCTCCCCTTGTCAAAGCTTCACTCCATCCAGAGTCAGCTGCGTAACGACCTAGACCTTATAGACGGG GTTATATATCAGCTTCAGTCAAAGAAATGTGTAGTATGCCAAAAGCATGATCGTTGTATTGTTCTGCAGCCTTGCCAGCATTATGTACTATGTGAGAACTGTGCACCTAGCAAAACAGAATGTCCCTACTGCAGGACAAAGATACTGAAGTGGTGA
- the unkl gene encoding putative E3 ubiquitin-protein ligase UNKL isoform X1, giving the protein MPSVSKTAANASPQTEKPTHYTYLKEFRTEQCPLFLQHKCTQHRPFTCFHWHFLNQRRRRPIRRRDGTFNYSPDVYCTKYDETTGICPDGDDCPYLHRTTGDTERKYHLRYYKTGTCIHETDARGHCVKNGLHCAFAHGPHDLRPPVYDIREIQAQEALQNGQLGSGEGIPDLQPGVLASQAMIEKTLTEDPRWQDTNFVLANYKTEQCTKPPRLCRQGYACPHYHNSRDRRRNPRKFKYRSTPCPNVKHGDEWGEPSKCDSGDSCQYCHSRTEQQFHPEIYKSTKCNDMRQSGYCPRGPFCAFAHVERIPSTEETMSSLLTAMQSSSQSQLGSQQYSECPVSEWNSGGNSTPSATSSNGQVESVSCSNSSTVTPSSGSDSLLSPVGSISRPKSLTNSSSCSESTTSSVSPLASNYPKAPGFEREDQIKNKGQLDHKMMDQDKQTQNTVFSAVNPLASSFTSSITSSLASSIGSDSSSPTTLSTMNAKATPFYPGSNTVESVIDFFCFPSGSALDLNFSDINVASLDKELEEQDNSVGLASQRVLVGSAPVNIPGSLARSSSFNSSSSLSTSPLSSLSQSLSQSLLSGTVSQQNQPSNMLAKQEHGLLGTPTSSSQNSLGLNGGASNIWDFVSGSFSPSPSPVFSSLTSTTSSADIARLFRELEEAKRKIKQWEEAWHQVKQACEACQKDAHEAKEQAKTAEAERQLAEQKWEETQRKLKELQGDFDVLCRTPGTPLLRSYGELDQLPLSKLHSIQSQLRNDLDLIDGVIYQLQSKKCVVCQKHDRCIVLQPCQHYVLCENCAPSKTECPYCRTKILKW; this is encoded by the exons TCAGGACAGAGCAGTGCCCGTTGTTTCTCCAGCACAAGTGTACGCAGCACAGACCCTTTACGTGCTTTCACTGGCATTTTCTGAACCAGCGAAGGAGACGGCCCATCAGAAGGAGGGACGGGACTTTCAACTACAGCCCCGACGTGTACTGCACGAAGTACGACGAGACCACAGGCATCTGCCCAGATGGAGACGA CTGCCCTTATTTACACCGGACCACTGGTGACACAGAGCGCAAGTACCATCTACGCTATTACAAGACTGGCACTTGTATCCATGAGACAGATGCTCGAGGGCATTGTGTGAAGAATGGCCTCCACTGTGCTTTTGCTCACGGGCCACATGATCTCCGACCTCCAGTCTATGATATCAG AGAGATCCAAGCACAAGAGGCCCTCCAAAATGGTCAGTTGGGATCGGGGGAAGGTATTCCTGATTTGCAGCCAGGTGTACTAGCCAGTCAGGCTATGATTGAGAAAACTCTGACAGAAGACCCTCGGTGGCAAG ATACCAACTTTGTTTTAGCCAATTACAAAACAGAACAGTGTACTAAGCCCCCGAGACTATGCAGACAGGGCTATGCTTGCCCCCATTACCACAACAGTAGGGATCGAAGGAGAAATCCACGGAAGTTTAAGTACAG GTCGACTCCTTGTCCTAATGTGAAACATGGTGATGAATGGGGCGAGCCTTCCAAGTGTGACAGTGGAGACAGTTGCCAGTATTGCCACTCTCGCACTGAACAGCAGTTTCATCCAGAG ATCTACAAATCTACCAAATGCAATGACATGCGACAGAGTGGATACTGTCCCAGAGGGCCGTTTTGTGCATTTGCACATGTAGAAA gAATTCCTTCTACAGAAGAGACCATGAGCTCATTGCTAACAGCGATGCAGTCAAGCTCACAGTCCCAGTTAGGCTCTCAGCAGTATTCAGAGTGTCCAGTCTCTGAATGGAACAGTGGAGGAAACTCCACCCCCAGTGCGACCAGTAGCAACGGACAAGTAGAAAGT GTTTCATGTTCTAATAGCTCCACTGTAACGCCAAGCTCAGGAAGTGACAGTTTGTTATCCCCAGTGGGATCCATCAGCAGGCCCAAATCCTTAACTAATAGTAGTTCATGTTCAGAGTCCACCACATCCAGTGTCTCACCTCTGGCGTCTAACTATCCCAAAGCTCCGGGCTTTGAACGCGAGGATCAG ATTAAAAATAAGGGGCAGCTGGATCACAAAATGATGGACCAAGAcaaacag acacaaaacactgtATTCTCTGCGGTGAACCCTCTGGCATCCAGCTTTACCTCCAGTATAACATCAAGCTTGGCCTCCAGTATTGGCTCAGATAGTTCCTCACCCACCACCTTATCAACAATGAATGCCAAGGCCACTCCTTTTTATCCAGGGAGCAACACGGTGGAGTCTGTCATAG ATTTCTTTTGTTTCCCTTCAGGATCTGCCCTGGACCTAAACTTCAGTGACATTAATGTTGCATCTCTTGATAAGGAGTTAGAGGAGCAAGATAATAGTGTCGGGCTGGCAA GTCAGAGGGTGCTGGTTGGATCCGCTCCCGTCAACATTCCTGGCTCCCTGGCTCGATCCTCCTCCTTTAATTCCTCGTCGTCCCTCTCCACCTCCCCACTGAGCTCCCTCTCCCAGTCTCTGTCACAGTCTCTGCTGTCGGGGACGGTATCTCAGCAAAATCAGCCTTCAAACATGTTAGCCAAGCAGGAGCACGGCCTGCTAGGAACACCCACCTCCTCTTCCCAGAACTCTCTGG GTTTGAATGGAGGGGCTAGCAACATTTGGGACTTTGTAAGTGGCAGCTTTTCACCCAGTCCGTCTCCAGTTTTCAGCAGCCTAACCTCTACGACCAGCAGCGCAGACATAGCCCGCCTTTTCAGAGAGCTGGAAGAGGCTAAGAGAAAGATCAAACAGTGGGAGGAGGCCTGGCATCAGGTCAAACAG GCCTGCGAAGCATGCCAGAAAGACGCTCATGAAGCTAAGGAGCAAGCAAAAACAGCTGAAGCAGAGCGGCAGCTGGCAGAGCAGAAGTGGGAAGAAACACAGCGTAAGCTGAAAGAGCTCCAGGGGGACTTTGACGTGCTTTGTCGCACCCCTGGAACACCTCTTCTACGGAGCTACGGTGAGCTGGACCAGCTCCCCTTGTCAAAGCTTCACTCCATCCAGAGTCAGCTGCGTAACGACCTAGACCTTATAGACGGG GTTATATATCAGCTTCAGTCAAAGAAATGTGTAGTATGCCAAAAGCATGATCGTTGTATTGTTCTGCAGCCTTGCCAGCATTATGTACTATGTGAGAACTGTGCACCTAGCAAAACAGAATGTCCCTACTGCAGGACAAAGATACTGAAGTGGTGA
- the unkl gene encoding putative E3 ubiquitin-protein ligase UNKL isoform X3, translating into MPSVSKTAANASPQTEKPTHYTYLKEFRTEQCPLFLQHKCTQHRPFTCFHWHFLNQRRRRPIRRRDGTFNYSPDVYCTKYDETTGICPDGDDCPYLHRTTGDTERKYHLRYYKTGTCIHETDARGHCVKNGLHCAFAHGPHDLRPPVYDIREIQAQEALQNGQLGSGEGIPDLQPGVLASQAMIEKTLTEDPRWQDTNFVLANYKTEQCTKPPRLCRQGYACPHYHNSRDRRRNPRKFKYRSTPCPNVKHGDEWGEPSKCDSGDSCQYCHSRTEQQFHPEIYKSTKCNDMRQSGYCPRGPFCAFAHVERIPSTEETMSSLLTAMQSSSQSQLGSQQYSECPVSEWNSGGNSTPSATSSNGQVESIKNKGQLDHKMMDQDKQTQNTVFSAVNPLASSFTSSITSSLASSIGSDSSSPTTLSTMNAKATPFYPGSNTVESVIDFFCFPSGSALDLNFSDINVASLDKELEEQDNSVGLASQRVLVGSAPVNIPGSLARSSSFNSSSSLSTSPLSSLSQSLSQSLLSGTVSQQNQPSNMLAKQEHGLLGTPTSSSQNSLGLNGGASNIWDFVSGSFSPSPSPVFSSLTSTTSSADIARLFRELEEAKRKIKQWEEAWHQVKQACEACQKDAHEAKEQAKTAEAERQLAEQKWEETQRKLKELQGDFDVLCRTPGTPLLRSYGELDQLPLSKLHSIQSQLRNDLDLIDGVIYQLQSKKCVVCQKHDRCIVLQPCQHYVLCENCAPSKTECPYCRTKILKW; encoded by the exons TCAGGACAGAGCAGTGCCCGTTGTTTCTCCAGCACAAGTGTACGCAGCACAGACCCTTTACGTGCTTTCACTGGCATTTTCTGAACCAGCGAAGGAGACGGCCCATCAGAAGGAGGGACGGGACTTTCAACTACAGCCCCGACGTGTACTGCACGAAGTACGACGAGACCACAGGCATCTGCCCAGATGGAGACGA CTGCCCTTATTTACACCGGACCACTGGTGACACAGAGCGCAAGTACCATCTACGCTATTACAAGACTGGCACTTGTATCCATGAGACAGATGCTCGAGGGCATTGTGTGAAGAATGGCCTCCACTGTGCTTTTGCTCACGGGCCACATGATCTCCGACCTCCAGTCTATGATATCAG AGAGATCCAAGCACAAGAGGCCCTCCAAAATGGTCAGTTGGGATCGGGGGAAGGTATTCCTGATTTGCAGCCAGGTGTACTAGCCAGTCAGGCTATGATTGAGAAAACTCTGACAGAAGACCCTCGGTGGCAAG ATACCAACTTTGTTTTAGCCAATTACAAAACAGAACAGTGTACTAAGCCCCCGAGACTATGCAGACAGGGCTATGCTTGCCCCCATTACCACAACAGTAGGGATCGAAGGAGAAATCCACGGAAGTTTAAGTACAG GTCGACTCCTTGTCCTAATGTGAAACATGGTGATGAATGGGGCGAGCCTTCCAAGTGTGACAGTGGAGACAGTTGCCAGTATTGCCACTCTCGCACTGAACAGCAGTTTCATCCAGAG ATCTACAAATCTACCAAATGCAATGACATGCGACAGAGTGGATACTGTCCCAGAGGGCCGTTTTGTGCATTTGCACATGTAGAAA gAATTCCTTCTACAGAAGAGACCATGAGCTCATTGCTAACAGCGATGCAGTCAAGCTCACAGTCCCAGTTAGGCTCTCAGCAGTATTCAGAGTGTCCAGTCTCTGAATGGAACAGTGGAGGAAACTCCACCCCCAGTGCGACCAGTAGCAACGGACAAGTAGAAAGT ATTAAAAATAAGGGGCAGCTGGATCACAAAATGATGGACCAAGAcaaacag acacaaaacactgtATTCTCTGCGGTGAACCCTCTGGCATCCAGCTTTACCTCCAGTATAACATCAAGCTTGGCCTCCAGTATTGGCTCAGATAGTTCCTCACCCACCACCTTATCAACAATGAATGCCAAGGCCACTCCTTTTTATCCAGGGAGCAACACGGTGGAGTCTGTCATAG ATTTCTTTTGTTTCCCTTCAGGATCTGCCCTGGACCTAAACTTCAGTGACATTAATGTTGCATCTCTTGATAAGGAGTTAGAGGAGCAAGATAATAGTGTCGGGCTGGCAA GTCAGAGGGTGCTGGTTGGATCCGCTCCCGTCAACATTCCTGGCTCCCTGGCTCGATCCTCCTCCTTTAATTCCTCGTCGTCCCTCTCCACCTCCCCACTGAGCTCCCTCTCCCAGTCTCTGTCACAGTCTCTGCTGTCGGGGACGGTATCTCAGCAAAATCAGCCTTCAAACATGTTAGCCAAGCAGGAGCACGGCCTGCTAGGAACACCCACCTCCTCTTCCCAGAACTCTCTGG GTTTGAATGGAGGGGCTAGCAACATTTGGGACTTTGTAAGTGGCAGCTTTTCACCCAGTCCGTCTCCAGTTTTCAGCAGCCTAACCTCTACGACCAGCAGCGCAGACATAGCCCGCCTTTTCAGAGAGCTGGAAGAGGCTAAGAGAAAGATCAAACAGTGGGAGGAGGCCTGGCATCAGGTCAAACAG GCCTGCGAAGCATGCCAGAAAGACGCTCATGAAGCTAAGGAGCAAGCAAAAACAGCTGAAGCAGAGCGGCAGCTGGCAGAGCAGAAGTGGGAAGAAACACAGCGTAAGCTGAAAGAGCTCCAGGGGGACTTTGACGTGCTTTGTCGCACCCCTGGAACACCTCTTCTACGGAGCTACGGTGAGCTGGACCAGCTCCCCTTGTCAAAGCTTCACTCCATCCAGAGTCAGCTGCGTAACGACCTAGACCTTATAGACGGG GTTATATATCAGCTTCAGTCAAAGAAATGTGTAGTATGCCAAAAGCATGATCGTTGTATTGTTCTGCAGCCTTGCCAGCATTATGTACTATGTGAGAACTGTGCACCTAGCAAAACAGAATGTCCCTACTGCAGGACAAAGATACTGAAGTGGTGA
- the zfand2a gene encoding AN1-type zinc finger protein 2A isoform X1, with protein sequence MEFPDLGEHCSEKTCKRLDFLPMRCDACQEIFCKDHITYANHKCTSSYKKDVQVPVCPLCNTPIPIKRGEMPDIKVGEHIDRDCKSDPAQRKRKIFTNKCSKGGCKQKEMIRVTCDQCHLNYCLKHRHPLDHDCKTDGNPLSKSGHAAVMRSQGTSSTSASACSSSGSGNPRPVSNGVTVNSRPHSTGSTQRIPTSVSAQNVIPPSASFQAGMTEEQALQRALEMSLAESRQPVQPALSPQEQEDLALAQALAASEEEYRRQQQRQQGRESKQSNCSLS encoded by the exons ATGGAGTTTCCAGATTTAGGAGAACACTGCTCTGAGAAGACCTGCAAACGTTTAG ATTTTCTTCCCATGAGATGTGACGCCTGTCAAGAGATATTTTGCAAGGATCACATAACGTATGCAAATCACAAATGCACATCATCATACAAAAAG GATGTCCAGGTCCCAGTATGCCCTTTATGTAACACTCCAATTCCCATCAAGAGAGGAGAGATGCCCGACATTAAAGTTGGTGAACACATCGATCGAGACTGCAAGTCAGACCCtgcacaaagaaagagaaag atttttacaaataaatgctCGAAAGGTGGATGTAAACAGAAAGAGATGATACGAGTGACCTGTGACCAGTGTCATCTAAATTACTGTCTTAAACATCGGCACCCGCTGGACCATGATTGTAAGACTGATGGAAATCCTCTGTCCAAATCTGG ACATGCTGCTGTTATGAGGTCCCAAggtacttcctccacctctgcctctgcctgtaGTTCTTCTGGTTCAGGAAACCCTAGACCAGTTTCTAACGGGGTGACTGTGAATAGCAGGCCTCACAGCACTGG CTCTACCCAGCGGATTCCTACTTCCGTTTCAGCACAGAATGTAATACCTCCATCAGCATCGTTTCAGGCTGGCATG ACTGAGGAGCAGGCTCTGCAAAGGGCTTTGGAGATGTCTTTGGCAGAATCGAGGCAGCCAGTTCAGCCGGCACTGAG ccCTCAGGAGCAGGAGGATCTGGCGCTCGCTCAGGCTCTCGCTGCCAGTGAAGAAGAATACAGACgccagcagcagagacaacag gGCCGAGAGTCCAAACAGTCCAACTGTAGCCTTTCTTAA
- the zfand2a gene encoding AN1-type zinc finger protein 2A isoform X2 — translation MEFPDLGEHCSEKTCKRLDFLPMRCDACQEIFCKDHITYANHKCTSSYKKDVQVPVCPLCNTPIPIKRGEMPDIKVGEHIDRDCKSDPAQRKRKIFTNKCSKGGCKQKEMIRVTCDQCHLNYCLKHRHPLDHDCKTDGNPLSKSGHAAVMRSQGTSSTSASACSSSGSGNPRPVSNGVTVNSRPHSTGSTQRIPTSVSAQNVIPPSASFQAGMTEEQALQRALEMSLAESRQPVQPALSPQEQEDLALAQALAASEEEYRRQQQRQQVPGKLSRH, via the exons ATGGAGTTTCCAGATTTAGGAGAACACTGCTCTGAGAAGACCTGCAAACGTTTAG ATTTTCTTCCCATGAGATGTGACGCCTGTCAAGAGATATTTTGCAAGGATCACATAACGTATGCAAATCACAAATGCACATCATCATACAAAAAG GATGTCCAGGTCCCAGTATGCCCTTTATGTAACACTCCAATTCCCATCAAGAGAGGAGAGATGCCCGACATTAAAGTTGGTGAACACATCGATCGAGACTGCAAGTCAGACCCtgcacaaagaaagagaaag atttttacaaataaatgctCGAAAGGTGGATGTAAACAGAAAGAGATGATACGAGTGACCTGTGACCAGTGTCATCTAAATTACTGTCTTAAACATCGGCACCCGCTGGACCATGATTGTAAGACTGATGGAAATCCTCTGTCCAAATCTGG ACATGCTGCTGTTATGAGGTCCCAAggtacttcctccacctctgcctctgcctgtaGTTCTTCTGGTTCAGGAAACCCTAGACCAGTTTCTAACGGGGTGACTGTGAATAGCAGGCCTCACAGCACTGG CTCTACCCAGCGGATTCCTACTTCCGTTTCAGCACAGAATGTAATACCTCCATCAGCATCGTTTCAGGCTGGCATG ACTGAGGAGCAGGCTCTGCAAAGGGCTTTGGAGATGTCTTTGGCAGAATCGAGGCAGCCAGTTCAGCCGGCACTGAG ccCTCAGGAGCAGGAGGATCTGGCGCTCGCTCAGGCTCTCGCTGCCAGTGAAGAAGAATACAGACgccagcagcagagacaacaggTACCCGGAAAGCTTAGCCGTcactag
- the LOC114440146 gene encoding RING finger protein 222: MDVYKDDSQEDARECPVCYECLSGTERTLSCGHVFCHDCLVKTLVSINSDGSIRDTLVCPVCRHLTFIKRQKELLSLAAEKDLDEVQTLEVPLPLPQGHLQSARDSLPRGLNWIALCFRGLSQRLRRQRLISPSHNASHIFIISAQGRPMSEEDTFSVVMTVVPPQRRRRRRICTTARCLLLLLSAFTLLALVAATLPWILLA, translated from the coding sequence ATGGATGTTTACAAGGACGACAGCCAGGAGGACGCGCGCGAATGCCCGGTGTGCTACGAGTGCCTGTCTGGCACAGAGCGCACTCTGAGCTGCGGACATGTGTTCTGCCACGACTGCCTGGTCAAAACGCTGGTCAGCATCAACAGCGACGGGAGTATAAGAGACACACTCGTTTGCCCGGTCTGCCGACATCTTACATTCATTAAGAGGCAAAAGGAGCTGCTGTCACTGGCGGCAGAGAAGGATCTAGATGAGGTTCAGACCCTGGAGGTGCCGCTGCCTCTGCCGCAGGGACACCTCCAGAGCGCACGGGACAGTTTACCGAGAGGACTCAATTGGATTGCTCTGTGCTTTAGGGGCCTTTCTCAGCGACTACGCCGACAAAGGTTAATCAGCCCCAGCCATAACGCATCCCACATCTTCATTATAAGCGCCCAGGGCCGACCCATGTCTGAGGAAGACACGTTCAGCGTGGTGATGACTGTGGTTCCACCTCAGCGCAGGCGGAGGCGCAGGATCTGCACCACGGCGCGgtgtttgctcctcctgctttcGGCATTTACTTTGCTGGCTCTGGTGGCTGCAACGTTACCCTGGATTTTGTTGGCATAG